Proteins from a single region of Corynebacterium casei LMG S-19264:
- a CDS encoding YqgE/AlgH family protein, with protein MYADRLFNALERNEPGPGQLLVSAPGTMSPHFNRTVLLVVEHTDSMSFGVDLTSRSEVAVFNVLPDWLPVIAKPQALYIGGPLNQQSVVGLAMTKTGVNIDAQPHLNRLAPRLAHVDMRTDPEELANYVDGVRLFAGYAEWGPGQLNDEIDRGDWFVTPALPQDVITPGSADLWGDVMRRQDMPLPLYATFPEDLEVN; from the coding sequence ATGTACGCCGATAGATTATTCAACGCCTTAGAGCGCAACGAGCCGGGCCCTGGCCAACTGCTGGTCTCTGCGCCCGGCACGATGTCCCCGCACTTTAACCGCACCGTTTTGCTCGTCGTTGAGCACACCGATTCTATGAGTTTCGGCGTGGACCTGACTTCCCGCAGCGAGGTCGCGGTATTTAACGTGCTTCCGGACTGGCTGCCGGTCATCGCTAAGCCGCAAGCTCTTTATATCGGTGGTCCACTCAACCAGCAATCCGTAGTCGGATTGGCCATGACCAAGACGGGCGTGAATATAGATGCTCAACCGCATCTCAACCGCCTTGCGCCTCGCCTTGCGCACGTGGATATGCGCACTGATCCGGAAGAGCTCGCCAACTACGTCGACGGTGTGCGCCTTTTTGCAGGCTACGCGGAATGGGGTCCGGGACAGCTTAACGATGAGATTGATCGCGGCGACTGGTTTGTCACCCCTGCCCTGCCACAAGACGTAATTACGCCGGGTTCGGCGGACCTGTGGGGCGATGTCATGCGCCGCCAAGACATGCCGCTTCCGCTCTATGCCACCTTCCCGGAAGATCTCGAGGTCAACTAG
- a CDS encoding heavy metal translocating P-type ATPase: protein MKTWKTWGVVGVSALLIALSWLSPAESLIADALMIAAAVVAGWNIAISAIQALRIKMVSIDLLVVVAAIGALFVNNYWESAAVTFLFALGKALEKATMNRTRKALSDLVDSAPETATKLHDDGSTETVEVWELMPGEKVLVRNGEQIPVDGRVISGFGGVDEASITGESVPAEKSEGAEVFAGTWLLSGVLRVEATAVGSDSTLAKIIHRVEDAQDDKAKTQTFLERFSKWYTPGVMIAALAVGLITQNLELALTLLVIACPGALVISIPVSIVAGIGRSAKDGVLIKGGEYLEASAKVDAVVVDKTGTLTNGQPELTDVEVLDPAYTANEVLQLAARAETASEHPLADAIIRGAKTRGLEVELVESAQPVMGKGIRAEVDGHAVAVGSAELLDKTPNEDRVLELNAQGKTAMYVGVDGRAIGLVAVADTIRSDAPAAVKSLHDNGIKVVMATGDAQRVAENVARELGVDEVHAEMMPEDKLDLVKELQSRGHVVAMVGDGVNDTPALAQADIGVAMGAAGSPAAIETADIALMADKLPRLPYALHLAQRTVRTMTLNIGIALATVAVLLAGVLLGGVTMSIGMLVHEASVLLVIGIAMLLLRPVLKPEVTSENPVPRETQQVAAA from the coding sequence ATGAAAACGTGGAAGACGTGGGGAGTGGTTGGCGTATCAGCGCTGCTGATTGCGCTGTCCTGGTTAAGCCCCGCAGAATCATTAATCGCAGATGCTCTGATGATTGCTGCTGCAGTTGTAGCAGGTTGGAATATTGCTATCTCCGCGATCCAGGCACTACGGATTAAGATGGTCTCGATCGATCTCTTGGTTGTCGTCGCCGCCATCGGCGCACTGTTTGTCAACAACTACTGGGAATCCGCAGCCGTCACATTCCTCTTCGCCTTGGGTAAGGCTTTGGAAAAGGCCACGATGAATCGCACCCGCAAGGCCTTGAGCGACTTGGTAGATTCCGCGCCGGAAACGGCAACGAAACTGCACGACGATGGCTCTACCGAAACGGTAGAAGTTTGGGAGTTAATGCCCGGGGAAAAGGTTCTGGTTCGCAATGGCGAACAAATCCCCGTGGATGGCCGGGTGATATCCGGATTCGGGGGAGTGGACGAAGCCAGCATTACTGGTGAGTCCGTTCCCGCGGAAAAATCTGAAGGTGCTGAAGTTTTCGCGGGAACCTGGCTACTCAGTGGCGTACTCCGCGTCGAGGCAACAGCGGTGGGATCAGACTCCACCTTGGCGAAAATCATCCACCGCGTCGAAGACGCGCAGGACGATAAGGCAAAGACGCAGACATTTTTAGAGCGCTTTTCCAAGTGGTACACCCCGGGTGTCATGATCGCGGCGTTAGCGGTCGGCCTCATCACCCAAAACTTAGAACTGGCACTGACCTTGCTGGTTATCGCATGTCCAGGTGCTCTGGTTATCTCCATTCCAGTCTCCATCGTCGCCGGCATTGGTCGCTCGGCGAAAGATGGCGTACTCATCAAGGGTGGGGAATACCTGGAGGCCTCCGCGAAGGTGGACGCCGTTGTCGTCGATAAGACTGGCACCTTAACCAATGGACAACCAGAACTTACTGACGTCGAAGTACTCGACCCTGCTTATACCGCCAACGAGGTTCTGCAGCTTGCTGCGCGCGCGGAAACCGCCTCCGAGCACCCGCTTGCCGATGCCATCATCCGCGGAGCCAAGACCCGCGGTCTAGAGGTGGAACTCGTAGAAAGCGCACAACCAGTGATGGGTAAGGGGATTAGGGCTGAAGTTGATGGACACGCAGTCGCAGTTGGCTCCGCAGAGCTTCTCGATAAAACCCCTAACGAGGATCGCGTCCTGGAGTTAAATGCTCAGGGCAAGACCGCCATGTACGTCGGCGTCGATGGCCGTGCCATTGGCTTGGTCGCAGTTGCCGATACCATCCGCAGTGATGCACCTGCCGCCGTGAAGTCCTTACATGACAATGGCATCAAGGTTGTCATGGCAACTGGTGACGCCCAGCGCGTTGCCGAAAACGTTGCCCGCGAATTAGGTGTGGATGAAGTCCACGCCGAGATGATGCCGGAAGACAAGCTGGACTTGGTCAAGGAACTACAAAGCCGCGGCCACGTCGTGGCCATGGTCGGTGATGGCGTCAATGACACGCCAGCCCTGGCCCAAGCAGACATCGGTGTCGCCATGGGCGCGGCAGGCTCACCCGCCGCTATTGAAACCGCGGATATCGCGCTGATGGCAGATAAGCTACCACGCTTGCCCTATGCGCTACACCTGGCTCAACGCACCGTGCGAACCATGACGCTCAACATCGGCATCGCGCTGGCAACCGTCGCAGTTCTGCTAGCAGGCGTGCTCCTGGGTGGCGTGACCATGTCCATTGGCATGCTGGTCCACGAGGCTAGTGTCCTGCTCGTCATTGGCATCGCGATGCTGCTTCTGCGCCCAGTGCTGAAGCCAGAAGTGACGAGCGAGAATCCAGTTCCACGTGAAACACAACAAGTCGCAGCAGCCTAG
- a CDS encoding heavy-metal-associated domain-containing protein — protein sequence MTTPTALKKTTLRSDEFTCPSCIAKIENKLRSLDGVESAEVKFSSGRILVEHDPEKASVRDLVDAVAEVGYTAKPSAI from the coding sequence ATGACCACCCCAACCGCATTGAAGAAGACCACCCTGCGCTCTGATGAATTCACCTGCCCAAGCTGCATCGCGAAAATCGAGAATAAGCTACGCAGCCTCGATGGTGTGGAGTCTGCAGAGGTGAAGTTCTCCTCGGGCCGCATCCTTGTGGAACACGACCCCGAAAAGGCGAGTGTCCGCGACCTCGTCGACGCCGTGGCGGAAGTCGGATACACGGCTAAGCCATCCGCTATCTAA
- a CDS encoding ISL3 family transposase — translation MDSTSNVVADTICRTAELGLAITGAMDAGDFTFIEATATAFADSCSSCAMSGQFRDHAYRTLIDLPIVGFPTKLRIRLPRYRCTNDNCAVKYFQAQLACADPGKKVTHRVTRWILQRLAIDRMSISATAKALGIGWDLTCQLALDMCHELIYNDPTHLDNVQVIGVDEHKWSHNRNAYGAGFVTVIVDMTDHHHNTKRPARLLGVVEGRSADALRTWLAARTPEFRRQVRIVAMDGFQGYATASKELVPNARRVMDPFHVVRLAGDKLTACRQRLQREKYQRRGLTHDPLYKNRKTLLTTQKWLTDKQQARLDELWAYDKDYGTLKMAWLAYQGIIDCYQMSDKRKAKAQMRDIINALCKLPSTNKELAQLGRSLDKRLSDVLAFFDVGVSNGPVEAINGRLEHLRGIALGFRNLTHYILRCLIHSGQLTHKINAL, via the coding sequence GTGGATTCTACTAGCAATGTCGTCGCTGACACCATCTGCCGCACCGCCGAACTTGGCCTAGCCATTACAGGTGCCATGGACGCAGGAGATTTCACGTTCATCGAAGCCACCGCTACCGCTTTTGCCGATTCGTGCAGTAGCTGCGCTATGTCGGGGCAGTTTCGGGATCATGCCTATCGCACTCTCATTGATCTGCCGATTGTTGGTTTCCCCACCAAGCTACGCATCCGCCTGCCACGCTATCGCTGCACCAATGACAACTGCGCAGTCAAGTACTTCCAAGCACAACTGGCATGTGCAGATCCAGGTAAGAAAGTCACCCACCGGGTCACCCGCTGGATACTACAACGCCTAGCCATTGACCGGATGAGCATTTCCGCTACTGCGAAAGCCCTCGGAATCGGATGGGATCTCACCTGCCAGCTAGCGCTGGACATGTGTCATGAACTGATCTACAACGACCCGACCCACCTGGATAATGTACAGGTCATCGGCGTGGACGAACATAAATGGTCTCACAATCGCAACGCTTATGGTGCAGGCTTTGTCACCGTGATTGTGGACATGACTGACCATCACCACAACACCAAGCGCCCAGCACGTTTATTGGGTGTGGTCGAAGGCCGCAGTGCTGATGCGTTGCGTACCTGGCTTGCTGCACGAACACCCGAGTTTCGCCGTCAGGTACGCATCGTCGCCATGGACGGATTCCAGGGCTATGCCACGGCCAGCAAAGAACTTGTGCCCAACGCCAGGCGGGTTATGGATCCGTTCCATGTTGTGCGTTTAGCTGGCGATAAGCTCACCGCCTGCCGGCAACGACTCCAGCGGGAGAAATACCAGCGCCGCGGACTCACACACGACCCGTTGTACAAGAACCGGAAAACCTTGTTGACCACGCAGAAATGGCTAACAGACAAGCAGCAAGCCCGCCTGGATGAGCTCTGGGCTTATGACAAAGACTATGGGACATTGAAGATGGCGTGGCTTGCGTATCAGGGCATTATTGACTGCTATCAGATGAGTGATAAACGCAAGGCCAAAGCGCAAATGCGCGATATCATCAACGCGCTATGCAAACTTCCGTCCACGAATAAAGAACTTGCACAACTTGGCCGCAGTCTAGATAAACGCCTAAGTGATGTCTTGGCATTTTTCGACGTAGGAGTCTCCAACGGACCAGTCGAAGCCATCAATGGACGCCTAGAACACCTCCGCGGAATCGCGCTTGGATTCCGCAACCTCACCCACTACATCCTTCGATGCCTCATCCACTCCGGACAGCTCACCCACAAAATCAACGCACTCTAA
- a CDS encoding bile acid:sodium symporter family protein, with translation MLERLKKVDPLIVLIVSAVIIAIIFPARGQFAEVFSTLVSIAIAVLFFLYGARLSTQEALNGLKHWKLHLTILMFTFVLFPIVGLALRPLTLFITDEMYLGILFLTLVPSTVQSSVAFTSIGRGNVAGAIVAASASNLVGVIATPVLVMLLMNSAGGIHIDASVFGEIALQLLAPFILGQLVRPWVKNFAANKATKVVDRGSIAMVVYSAFSSGVVSGVWGQISVGEVIFLVVFSAVLVCFMLFLTRVISKRLGFNRGDTIAAEFCGSKKSLATGLPMASVMFGSGAALGLLILPLMIYHQIQLMICSWLAAHYGKEETEPAA, from the coding sequence ATGCTTGAGCGCTTGAAAAAGGTCGACCCACTTATTGTTTTGATTGTCTCGGCGGTCATCATCGCCATTATCTTCCCGGCCCGGGGGCAGTTCGCCGAAGTGTTTTCAACACTGGTCAGTATCGCGATCGCGGTGTTGTTCTTTCTCTATGGGGCACGTTTATCCACGCAAGAAGCGCTCAATGGCCTAAAGCACTGGAAGCTGCATCTGACCATCTTGATGTTTACTTTCGTGCTCTTTCCCATCGTCGGACTAGCCCTGCGGCCACTGACGTTATTTATTACCGATGAGATGTACCTAGGTATTTTATTCCTCACCCTGGTTCCTTCAACCGTGCAGTCCTCGGTGGCTTTTACTTCCATAGGTCGCGGCAATGTAGCCGGAGCCATCGTGGCGGCATCTGCTTCCAACCTCGTCGGCGTTATCGCCACCCCAGTGCTGGTGATGCTCTTGATGAATTCCGCCGGCGGAATTCACATCGATGCCTCGGTCTTCGGCGAGATTGCGCTTCAACTTCTCGCACCGTTTATCTTGGGCCAGCTCGTGCGCCCGTGGGTGAAGAATTTCGCAGCGAATAAAGCCACCAAAGTAGTCGACCGCGGCTCCATTGCCATGGTCGTCTACTCAGCCTTTTCCTCGGGCGTGGTCTCCGGAGTGTGGGGGCAAATCTCTGTCGGAGAAGTTATCTTCCTCGTTGTCTTCTCCGCCGTGCTGGTCTGCTTCATGCTCTTTCTTACCCGCGTAATCAGCAAGCGCTTAGGCTTTAATCGGGGCGATACCATCGCGGCGGAGTTTTGTGGTTCCAAGAAGTCTCTAGCAACAGGCTTGCCCATGGCATCGGTCATGTTTGGCTCGGGCGCCGCACTAGGTCTGCTGATTTTGCCACTGATGATTTACCACCAAATTCAGTTGATGATCTGCTCATGGCTCGCCGCGCACTATGGCAAGGAAGAAACCGAGCCAGCGGCTTAG
- a CDS encoding CCA tRNA nucleotidyltransferase, whose translation MDLQDTQLMGLLARADSTVAGLSDLLSGLISEFSHRGHSLYLVGGSVRDALLGRLGNDLDFTTDARPEVVHEILDGWAETTWDTGIEFGTVSAVYKGQQIEITTFRADLYDGDSRNPEVTFGNTLDDDLIRRDFKVNAMAIELRADGTREFFDPMEGLKDLRAGIMDTPDAPELSFRDDPLRMLRAARFVSQLQFSVSDRVRKAMTDMAEEIRRITVERIQVEMDKMILGAAPWDGIDLLVETGLAQIIFPEIPAMAMEPDEHAQHKDVYAHSLTVLRQAMEQEEDGPDLVLRWAALLHDIGKPDTRDVTDGKVSFHQHEIVGAKLARRRLRQLKYPKATISEISELVRLHMRFHGFGEGQWTDSAVRRYVNDAGELLPRLHKLVRADCTTRNERKARRLQRTYDHLVERIAEIQEKEGIAAVRPDLDGNEIMEILDLKPGPEVGQAWAFMKDLRLEVGPLSRDEAIAELLKWWESKK comes from the coding sequence GTGGATTTACAGGACACTCAGCTAATGGGGCTTCTCGCCCGTGCAGACTCGACCGTTGCAGGCTTAAGTGATCTTTTATCCGGATTAATATCTGAATTTTCGCACCGTGGACACTCCCTTTACTTAGTAGGCGGCTCCGTTCGTGATGCCCTCTTGGGACGTTTGGGCAATGACCTGGATTTCACCACTGATGCTCGGCCCGAGGTAGTTCATGAGATCTTGGACGGCTGGGCTGAAACTACGTGGGATACCGGCATTGAATTCGGCACGGTCTCTGCGGTGTATAAGGGCCAGCAGATTGAAATCACTACCTTCCGCGCTGATCTTTATGACGGGGATAGCCGTAACCCGGAGGTCACGTTTGGCAATACGCTTGACGATGATTTGATTCGCCGCGACTTCAAAGTCAACGCGATGGCCATCGAGCTGCGTGCTGATGGCACCCGTGAATTTTTCGATCCGATGGAAGGCTTAAAAGATTTACGGGCCGGGATCATGGACACCCCGGACGCCCCAGAGCTTTCTTTCCGCGATGACCCACTGCGCATGCTGCGCGCCGCACGCTTTGTCTCCCAGCTGCAATTTAGTGTGAGCGACCGCGTGCGCAAAGCCATGACAGATATGGCAGAAGAGATCCGCCGCATCACTGTTGAGCGCATCCAGGTAGAGATGGACAAGATGATCCTCGGTGCGGCGCCGTGGGATGGCATCGACCTGCTGGTGGAGACCGGCCTGGCGCAGATCATCTTCCCCGAAATCCCTGCGATGGCCATGGAGCCGGATGAGCACGCGCAGCATAAGGATGTCTATGCGCACTCGCTCACGGTTCTTCGCCAAGCGATGGAACAAGAAGAAGACGGCCCCGATCTGGTATTGCGGTGGGCCGCGCTGCTGCATGACATCGGCAAGCCTGATACCCGGGATGTTACTGACGGCAAGGTTAGCTTCCACCAGCATGAGATCGTCGGTGCCAAATTAGCTCGCCGGCGCCTGCGTCAGCTGAAGTACCCAAAAGCTACTATTTCGGAGATCTCCGAGCTAGTGCGCTTGCACATGCGTTTCCATGGCTTTGGTGAAGGTCAGTGGACGGATTCTGCGGTACGTCGCTACGTCAACGATGCCGGTGAATTGCTCCCGCGGCTCCACAAGCTAGTGCGCGCGGACTGCACCACGCGCAACGAACGTAAGGCGCGGCGCCTGCAACGCACCTATGATCATTTAGTAGAACGCATTGCCGAGATTCAAGAAAAAGAAGGCATCGCTGCAGTCCGTCCAGATTTGGACGGCAATGAGATCATGGAAATCCTCGATCTCAAGCCTGGCCCCGAAGTTGGTCAAGCCTGGGCGTTTATGAAAGATTTGCGACTCGAGGTCGGCCCGCTGTCGCGGGACGAAGCTATTGCGGAGTTGCTGAAATGGTGGGAGTCTAAGAAATGA
- the adhP gene encoding alcohol dehydrogenase AdhP: MSAAESQTFNAAVVEKFGQEVTVKEIDLPQPGPNQALVKVLTSGICHTDLHALEGDWPVKPEPPFVPGHEGVGEVVELGPGEHDVKVGDIVGNAWLWSACGTCEFCITGRETHCPDAEYGGYTQNGSFGEYMLVDTRYAARIPEGVDYLEAAPILCAGVTVYKALKQSEARPGQFMVISGIGGLGHIAVQYAVAMGLRVIAVDIATEKLDLASRLGAEYTVNAGDEDPGSAVQKYTEGGSHGVLVTAVHEAAFGQALDMARSGGTIVFNGLPPGEFPASVFDIVFRGLTIRGSLVGTRQDMTEALDFFARGLIKPTVTECSLDDVNDVFERMRNGQIDGRVAIRY; encoded by the coding sequence ATGTCTGCCGCTGAATCCCAAACTTTTAATGCTGCTGTTGTTGAAAAATTTGGCCAGGAAGTCACAGTCAAAGAGATTGACCTCCCACAACCTGGCCCCAATCAAGCACTGGTTAAAGTGCTTACCTCTGGAATTTGCCATACGGATCTCCACGCGCTTGAGGGCGACTGGCCGGTAAAACCTGAACCACCATTTGTACCTGGACATGAAGGTGTCGGGGAAGTAGTCGAACTTGGCCCTGGGGAGCATGACGTCAAGGTTGGAGACATCGTCGGCAACGCTTGGTTATGGTCCGCTTGTGGCACTTGTGAATTCTGCATTACAGGTCGAGAGACCCATTGTCCCGATGCCGAATATGGAGGCTATACTCAGAACGGCTCCTTTGGCGAGTACATGCTGGTCGACACGCGCTATGCTGCCCGCATCCCAGAGGGAGTCGACTACCTAGAAGCAGCTCCCATCCTATGCGCTGGGGTGACCGTCTATAAAGCCCTCAAGCAGTCCGAGGCACGCCCAGGTCAATTTATGGTCATTTCCGGCATTGGCGGCTTAGGGCATATTGCTGTGCAATACGCCGTAGCGATGGGGCTACGTGTTATCGCAGTAGATATTGCAACCGAAAAGCTAGACCTAGCATCTAGACTCGGTGCTGAATATACCGTCAACGCGGGTGACGAAGATCCTGGCTCCGCTGTGCAGAAATACACCGAGGGCGGATCCCATGGCGTATTGGTTACAGCAGTCCACGAAGCAGCTTTTGGGCAAGCGCTGGACATGGCACGCAGCGGCGGCACAATCGTCTTCAACGGCCTGCCACCTGGAGAATTTCCTGCATCTGTATTCGACATCGTGTTCCGAGGATTAACTATCCGCGGATCCCTGGTAGGCACTCGACAAGATATGACGGAGGCGTTGGACTTCTTTGCTCGCGGTTTAATTAAACCTACCGTTACTGAATGCTCACTTGATGATGTCAACGATGTCTTTGAGCGAATGCGTAACGGCCAGATCGACGGTCGGGTAGCGATCCGGTACTAA
- a CDS encoding NUDIX hydrolase produces the protein MTNHANRKRRKRRPAQRPQRQTRSTNKMVTRDETSAGGLVVSGLAEAVGEDGEVDLTRIYVALIGRLDRRGRLLWSMPKGHVENGEPKDLTAQREVWEETGIHGEVFSELGVIDYWFVSDGVRIHKTVHHFLLRFVDGILNDEDPEVTEVSWIPVATLIEHLAYADERKLARIAHDQLPDLARKEAAAGKATPR, from the coding sequence ATGACTAACCACGCTAACCGGAAGCGGCGCAAACGCCGCCCAGCGCAACGGCCGCAACGCCAGACGCGCTCGACAAATAAGATGGTAACCCGCGATGAAACCTCAGCGGGTGGCTTGGTTGTGTCCGGATTAGCTGAAGCAGTGGGCGAAGACGGGGAAGTGGATCTGACCCGCATCTATGTGGCCCTCATCGGCAGGCTTGATCGCCGTGGCCGCCTGCTGTGGTCCATGCCGAAGGGCCACGTTGAAAACGGTGAGCCCAAGGATCTGACCGCGCAGCGTGAGGTGTGGGAAGAGACCGGCATTCACGGTGAGGTGTTCTCCGAACTGGGCGTTATTGATTACTGGTTTGTTTCTGATGGCGTACGTATTCACAAGACTGTCCATCATTTCTTGCTGCGCTTTGTTGACGGCATTTTGAATGATGAAGATCCAGAGGTTACGGAAGTGTCTTGGATTCCAGTGGCCACGCTGATTGAACATTTGGCCTATGCAGATGAACGCAAGCTAGCACGTATTGCTCATGATCAGCTTCCCGATCTCGCACGAAAGGAAGCCGCGGCAGGAAAGGCAACCCCGCGGTGA
- a CDS encoding Crp/Fnr family transcriptional regulator, which produces METTCALYLPADRLAEVIAKHPALAVAIVQMQHTRLAQARDRDVNQSAKTVVQRVATVLLRLDAKLGDLRPDGSSLLQVRLRRDDIAGMAGTTLESTSRAMSQMKKDGLIDSGREWVSIIDAQALERIVDGE; this is translated from the coding sequence ATGGAAACTACCTGTGCGTTGTACCTACCAGCAGACCGTCTCGCAGAAGTCATCGCTAAGCACCCGGCTTTGGCAGTAGCAATTGTCCAGATGCAACACACGCGCTTAGCGCAAGCACGAGATAGAGATGTCAATCAAAGCGCCAAGACCGTTGTGCAGCGCGTAGCTACCGTTCTGCTTAGGCTCGATGCCAAATTGGGGGACTTGCGCCCAGACGGCAGCAGCTTGCTGCAAGTACGCCTTCGACGCGACGATATCGCCGGGATGGCTGGGACAACGCTCGAGTCCACCTCGCGGGCCATGTCGCAAATGAAAAAAGATGGACTCATCGACTCTGGACGGGAGTGGGTGTCCATCATCGATGCCCAAGCATTAGAGCGCATTGTCGATGGTGAATAA
- a CDS encoding branched-chain amino acid transporter permease, translated as MPNGVDLGMILAVISPLFIVTVALRALPFNLLRYLKNSEFMTVLGRTMPVGVMTVLVVYTWYGQRESPGGFVAVAIAVAATYLLHKWRRDVGLSILGGTITYMLLVNLVF; from the coding sequence ATGCCTAATGGTGTTGATTTAGGGATGATCCTCGCGGTCATCAGCCCTCTGTTTATCGTGACGGTCGCCCTGCGCGCTCTTCCCTTTAACTTGCTGCGTTATCTCAAAAACAGTGAGTTTATGACCGTCTTGGGTCGCACCATGCCCGTGGGAGTAATGACGGTACTGGTGGTTTACACCTGGTACGGGCAGCGTGAGTCTCCCGGTGGTTTCGTGGCGGTGGCCATCGCAGTGGCTGCTACTTATCTGTTGCACAAGTGGCGCCGCGATGTTGGTTTATCCATTTTGGGCGGAACTATTACCTATATGTTGTTGGTCAACCTGGTCTTCTGA